The Spartinivicinus poritis genome contains a region encoding:
- the folM gene encoding dihydromonapterin reductase encodes MFKPSTAPVLITGGAQRVGYHCAQRFAKLGQPVIISYRQHHENVDKLTDLDVKCIQADFSSSEQTLAFIQELASTTPSLRAIIHNASSWLTEEDATMPPEQLMSIMTQVHMMAPYLINLHCQSLLKNAKETVTDIIHITDCVVAKGSYSHIAYTASKAGLDNMTRSFAKQYAPDIKVNTIAPALLMFHPDDPTEYKEKSLSKSLLGIEPGPEVLFEALCFLLGNRYMTGHTLTLDGGRTIK; translated from the coding sequence ATGTTTAAGCCATCAACAGCACCTGTTTTAATTACTGGAGGAGCGCAACGAGTTGGTTATCACTGCGCCCAACGTTTTGCTAAGCTGGGCCAGCCCGTTATTATTAGCTACCGCCAGCACCATGAAAATGTAGATAAGCTCACTGACCTTGATGTTAAATGCATCCAAGCTGATTTCTCCAGCTCAGAGCAAACCCTGGCTTTTATTCAAGAGTTAGCTAGCACTACTCCATCACTACGTGCAATTATTCATAATGCTTCAAGCTGGTTAACTGAAGAAGATGCAACCATGCCACCTGAGCAGCTAATGAGCATCATGACTCAAGTGCATATGATGGCGCCTTATTTAATAAACTTACACTGTCAGTCATTATTGAAAAATGCAAAGGAAACAGTCACTGATATTATTCACATCACTGACTGTGTAGTAGCCAAAGGCAGCTACTCCCATATTGCTTATACGGCAAGTAAAGCAGGGCTAGATAATATGACCCGCTCTTTTGCAAAACAGTATGCGCCTGATATTAAAGTGAATACAATCGCTCCAGCGCTATTAATGTTTCATCCTGACGACCCTACAGAGTATAAGGAGAAATCCCTTAGCAAATCATTACTCGGTATTGAACCAGGCCCCGAGGTCCTTTTCGAGGCACTTTGTTTTTTACTGGGTAATCGCTATATGACAGGACACACCCTTACGTTGGATGGTGGTAGGACTATTAAGTAA
- a CDS encoding class II fumarate hydratase — protein sequence MTEFRIEKDSMGELQVPTNALYAAQTQRAIDNFPISGLAMPPLFIRALALVKKAAALANIELELLPKPIGEAIAQSAQQIVEGEHLNQFPVDVFQTGSGTSSNMNMNEVLATLASQQLNETISPNDHVNMGQSSNDVIPTAIHLSASIGLKEQLLPALHHLKDGLTNKANQLAEYTKTGRTHLMDAMPVSMKQELDGWGLQIANGIDRIEATLPRLHKLAQGGTAVGTGINAHPEFANKMAARLSVETGLALEPNSSFFESLSSQDAAAELSGQLKTVAVSLMKIANDLRWMNSGPLAGLGEIELPALQPGSSIMPGKVNPVIPEAVAMIAAQVIGNDSTITIGAQSGNFQLNVMLPVIGYNLLQSIQLLANGATALADKAIEGFKVRDDNLKEPLAKNPILVTALNPIIGYLKAAEIAKKAYQESRPIIDVAEESTDLSREELMKLLDPAKLAEGGIQG from the coding sequence ATGACTGAATTTCGCATTGAAAAAGATAGTATGGGGGAGCTTCAGGTTCCTACTAACGCGCTATACGCAGCCCAAACGCAACGAGCTATCGATAATTTTCCTATCAGCGGCCTGGCGATGCCACCTTTATTTATCAGAGCCTTGGCTTTAGTGAAAAAAGCAGCAGCACTAGCCAATATCGAACTGGAGCTACTACCCAAACCGATTGGAGAAGCTATTGCTCAATCTGCTCAGCAAATTGTTGAAGGAGAACACCTAAACCAATTCCCTGTGGATGTTTTCCAAACAGGCTCTGGCACCAGTAGTAATATGAATATGAATGAGGTCTTAGCTACCTTAGCTAGCCAGCAGCTGAATGAAACTATCAGCCCCAATGATCATGTTAATATGGGGCAAAGTAGTAATGATGTTATTCCCACTGCTATTCACCTGAGTGCTTCCATTGGCCTTAAAGAGCAGTTATTACCTGCACTCCACCACTTAAAAGACGGCTTAACCAATAAAGCCAATCAGCTGGCTGAATACACTAAAACAGGTCGCACTCATTTAATGGATGCGATGCCTGTTTCCATGAAGCAAGAATTAGACGGCTGGGGTTTACAGATTGCCAATGGCATAGACCGTATAGAAGCTACTCTGCCTCGACTTCATAAGTTAGCGCAAGGCGGTACAGCGGTAGGCACCGGCATAAATGCTCATCCAGAGTTTGCCAACAAAATGGCTGCCCGCTTGAGTGTAGAAACCGGGTTAGCGCTAGAACCCAATAGCAGTTTTTTTGAAAGTTTGAGCAGCCAAGATGCTGCTGCCGAATTATCAGGGCAATTAAAAACAGTTGCTGTTAGCTTAATGAAAATTGCCAATGATTTACGCTGGATGAACAGTGGCCCACTCGCAGGTTTAGGAGAAATTGAACTACCTGCCTTACAACCCGGCAGTAGTATTATGCCAGGTAAAGTTAACCCAGTGATTCCAGAAGCAGTAGCTATGATTGCAGCACAAGTGATTGGTAACGACTCCACCATTACTATTGGCGCACAGTCAGGTAATTTCCAATTAAATGTTATGCTTCCCGTAATAGGCTACAACTTATTGCAAAGTATTCAGTTACTGGCAAACGGTGCTACTGCTCTCGCTGATAAAGCCATTGAAGGTTTTAAAGTGCGTGACGATAACCTAAAAGAGCCTTTGGCCAAAAATCCCATTTTAGTCACTGCTTTAAACCCCATTATTGGCTACTTAAAAGCGGCTGAAATTGCTAAAAAAGCCTACCAGGAAAGCAGGCCAATTATCGATGTAGCAGAAGAGTCTACAGATTTAAGCCGTGAAGAATTAATGAAACTACTCGACCCAGCCAAGTTAGCAGAAGGCGGCATTCAAGGGTAA
- a CDS encoding Na+/H+ antiporter NhaC family protein: MDFSVPNAWSLLPPIVAIALAIITRRVLISLGAGILVGILLLNGGDILASIGHLGTAGLSLFWEAGESGQAGSINHGKVDIMLFLLLLGVITSMVTLLGGAKAFGRWARQRVKSGQGAQLATFLLGIIVFIDDYFNSLAVGSTSRPLTDQHKVSRAKLAYLIDSTAAPVVVITPISSWGAYIIALIGSVLAAHELTSEAPLTAFVTMIPMNLYAIFALFMVLAVIYFKLDIGSMKRHEMMAVEGQLYDPARGTPAGTVSFNNEREGKVYQLVLPIVSLIFATLFFVWFTGYQALVADNLPITVLGAFENCDPAGAMLYGGLVGTVITLAIAVKERLTGKEILMGIVQGCQSMLSAIIILIFAWVLTGLIKELSTGLYLSSLVESWLSPQLLPVILFVVSGAMAFATGTSWGTFGIMLPIAGDMAAAIEISLMLPALAAVLAGSVFGDHCSPISDTTILSSTGAGCHHIDHVMTQLPYSLAVALVASCGFIAMGVADSVIAGLLVSSIAFVAVVIGLKWLASRKNTGDSLQAITS, encoded by the coding sequence ATGGACTTTTCCGTGCCTAATGCATGGTCGTTATTACCGCCAATTGTGGCGATTGCTTTAGCGATTATTACTCGTCGAGTGCTTATTTCACTTGGTGCAGGTATTTTAGTTGGCATTTTATTACTTAATGGTGGTGATATTTTAGCCAGTATTGGGCATCTGGGTACAGCTGGATTAAGCCTGTTTTGGGAGGCAGGTGAAAGTGGCCAAGCTGGCAGTATTAATCACGGTAAAGTAGATATTATGCTGTTTTTATTGTTGCTTGGCGTGATTACCAGCATGGTCACGTTGCTTGGTGGTGCTAAAGCATTTGGGCGATGGGCTCGGCAACGGGTTAAAAGTGGTCAAGGTGCACAATTAGCAACCTTTTTGTTAGGAATTATTGTTTTTATCGATGATTATTTTAATAGCCTTGCGGTAGGTAGCACTAGTCGGCCATTAACTGATCAGCATAAAGTATCCCGTGCTAAGTTAGCCTATCTTATTGACTCAACTGCAGCTCCAGTTGTGGTCATTACTCCTATTTCAAGCTGGGGAGCTTATATTATTGCCTTGATTGGCAGTGTGTTAGCTGCTCACGAGCTTACTAGTGAAGCACCATTAACTGCTTTTGTTACAATGATCCCCATGAATTTATATGCGATCTTTGCACTATTCATGGTATTGGCGGTTATTTATTTTAAGTTGGATATTGGTTCGATGAAGCGCCATGAAATGATGGCTGTTGAAGGCCAGCTTTACGATCCTGCTAGAGGTACCCCAGCAGGCACAGTTAGCTTCAACAATGAACGAGAAGGCAAAGTATACCAACTGGTATTGCCTATTGTATCGTTAATTTTTGCCACTTTATTTTTTGTTTGGTTTACTGGCTATCAAGCCTTAGTAGCTGACAACTTACCCATTACTGTATTAGGGGCTTTTGAGAACTGTGATCCAGCCGGAGCAATGCTTTATGGTGGATTAGTAGGTACGGTAATAACTTTGGCAATTGCTGTTAAAGAACGGCTAACAGGAAAAGAAATATTGATGGGGATTGTTCAAGGCTGTCAATCCATGCTGTCAGCTATCATTATTTTAATTTTTGCTTGGGTGCTAACAGGGTTAATTAAAGAGCTATCAACGGGGTTATATTTATCAAGCTTGGTAGAAAGCTGGTTAAGCCCGCAGTTGTTGCCTGTTATTTTATTTGTAGTATCTGGAGCCATGGCATTTGCAACGGGCACTAGCTGGGGGACTTTCGGTATTATGTTGCCGATTGCAGGTGATATGGCGGCTGCAATTGAAATTAGTTTAATGCTGCCTGCGTTGGCTGCTGTATTAGCAGGCTCAGTGTTTGGTGATCACTGCTCTCCTATTTCTGACACAACTATTCTTTCTTCCACGGGTGCCGGCTGTCACCATATTGATCATGTGATGACCCAGCTGCCGTACAGTCTTGCAGTGGCATTAGTCGCTAGCTGCGGTTTTATTGCAATGGGAGTAGCTGATTCTGTTATTGCTGGTCTACTGGTGTCTTCTATTGCTTTTGTAGCTGTGGTGATAGGGTTAAAGTGGTTAGCTAGCAGAAAAAATACTGGGGACTCTTTGCAAGCGATAACTTCTTAG
- a CDS encoding HDOD domain-containing protein: protein MEKNNQPSLDVLRRFACFENLNKQQLILIAAACEQLSVGAKITLFNIGETDDKEYFLLSGAIKLTAADGISKTIIADSKESIAPLARLKPRLFKGETTQKSQLLVFDQSRLDQFLSDNKTTLSSLIHEDEVEEQSFFDRFSEDLIQNRLQLPTLPQIAIAVKEELNRSNNHLNDITHILKQDPAIAAKVLAAANSPLFRGISPCDTLSGAISRLGTKATEQLVIALSLQELLQVKSRLLRPQIHEFWRESVEVACLSHALAKHSNQFNPEKALLVGLVHNIGFIPIVLYADHTDEECTIAELDELNQEFGRRITQAILHKWNFPEDIAEAALHSHDWYYVSSKPEDYTNLLIMAQLHYAMFNRTHFPELPRISLIPASKHIGIGDFNPQFSLQIKKEADKNMESFHAIVTNK from the coding sequence ATGGAAAAAAACAATCAGCCCTCTCTTGATGTCTTACGGCGCTTTGCCTGTTTTGAAAATCTTAACAAGCAACAGCTGATATTAATTGCAGCCGCTTGTGAGCAGCTATCGGTTGGCGCCAAAATAACCTTATTTAATATTGGTGAAACAGATGATAAAGAGTACTTTTTACTTAGCGGGGCAATAAAACTCACGGCTGCTGACGGTATTAGTAAAACGATTATAGCGGATAGTAAAGAGTCCATTGCACCTTTAGCAAGGCTGAAACCTAGACTATTTAAAGGGGAAACCACCCAAAAAAGTCAACTATTGGTGTTTGACCAAAGCCGACTTGATCAATTTTTGAGTGATAATAAAACAACCTTAAGTTCATTAATCCATGAAGATGAAGTAGAAGAACAATCTTTCTTTGACAGGTTTTCAGAAGACTTAATCCAAAACAGGCTACAACTTCCAACTTTGCCTCAAATAGCTATTGCGGTAAAAGAAGAGTTAAATCGAAGCAACAATCACCTTAATGATATAACCCACATTTTAAAACAAGACCCTGCTATTGCTGCCAAAGTATTAGCAGCAGCTAACAGCCCCTTATTTCGAGGAATTAGTCCTTGCGATACACTTTCTGGGGCTATTTCCCGGCTCGGCACTAAAGCAACAGAACAGTTAGTAATTGCCCTTAGCCTACAGGAATTATTACAAGTCAAAAGCCGCCTACTGCGACCACAAATTCATGAGTTTTGGCGTGAAAGTGTTGAAGTGGCTTGCTTAAGCCATGCCTTAGCGAAACACAGTAATCAGTTCAATCCAGAGAAAGCGCTATTGGTTGGTTTGGTACACAATATTGGTTTTATTCCTATTGTGCTGTATGCAGATCATACCGATGAAGAATGTACTATTGCTGAATTAGATGAGCTCAATCAAGAATTTGGGCGTCGTATTACCCAAGCTATTTTACATAAATGGAACTTCCCTGAAGATATTGCGGAAGCTGCTTTGCACAGCCACGACTGGTATTATGTCAGCAGTAAGCCAGAAGACTACACTAACCTGTTAATCATGGCCCAATTACACTATGCCATGTTCAATCGCACACATTTTCCTGAGCTGCCTCGAATCAGCCTAATTCCCGCATCCAAACATATTGGCATTGGCGACTTTAACCCACAATTCAGCTTACAGATTAAAAAAGAAGCGGATAAAAACATGGAGAGCTTTCATGCAATAGTGACTAACAAATGA
- the mltF gene encoding membrane-bound lytic murein transglycosylase MltF: MLTFFVCLLQTGCEQPTSLQQVKRQKELIIVTRNSPTTYYQGKEQPTGFEFELAKRFAKELGVKLTIITANSLPDVFHALADNGASQRISLAAAGLAVTDHRQRQVRFSQPYMDVTQQLIYNAKLKTPKSFADLVPGKFLVLAGSSHAERLKQYSDQIPIPWETTEVHENIDLLRMVNDGEIDYTVVDSNELAMNFIYFPNIRVAFDLAPSDKLAWAFPKSVDASLINRANLFFAKIKANGTLAHLYERFYGHVEQINYVGVKTFTKQMQKRLPKYRNYFEKAAESYDMDWRLLASIGYQESHWRPKAKSPTGVRGLMMLTRATAKEMGVSNRLNPKQSIMGGSRYFKKIKARINQDIKEPDRTWMALAAYNVGYGHLQDARKLTEMRGGDPNKWVDVKESLPLLSKKQWYQLTKYGYARGYEPVLYVQNIRRYYDLLRWLTVPQIENLPVAKSEHSPGIKDG, translated from the coding sequence TTGCTCACTTTTTTTGTCTGTCTGTTGCAAACAGGTTGTGAACAACCCACGTCTTTGCAACAGGTTAAACGACAAAAAGAGCTGATTATTGTTACCCGTAATAGCCCGACCACATACTATCAAGGCAAAGAACAGCCGACAGGTTTTGAGTTTGAATTAGCTAAGCGCTTTGCCAAAGAGTTAGGTGTCAAGTTAACGATTATCACCGCAAATTCGCTCCCCGATGTTTTCCATGCCCTTGCTGATAATGGTGCTTCTCAACGTATCAGCCTGGCTGCTGCTGGCTTAGCTGTCACTGACCACCGTCAACGCCAAGTACGTTTTAGTCAGCCTTATATGGATGTTACTCAACAACTGATTTATAACGCTAAGTTGAAAACACCAAAATCATTTGCCGACCTTGTGCCAGGTAAGTTTCTGGTATTGGCAGGTTCAAGCCATGCAGAGCGCCTTAAGCAATATAGCGATCAAATCCCAATTCCTTGGGAAACCACTGAAGTGCATGAAAACATTGATTTACTAAGAATGGTGAATGATGGCGAGATCGACTATACGGTGGTTGACTCCAACGAGCTTGCCATGAATTTTATTTATTTCCCTAATATCCGGGTTGCCTTTGACCTGGCTCCAAGTGACAAGCTCGCCTGGGCATTCCCCAAAAGCGTTGATGCCAGCTTAATCAACCGGGCGAATTTATTTTTTGCCAAAATCAAAGCCAATGGCACCTTGGCCCACCTTTATGAGCGCTTTTATGGCCATGTCGAACAAATTAATTATGTGGGAGTTAAAACCTTTACCAAACAGATGCAAAAGCGGCTGCCTAAATACCGTAATTACTTTGAAAAAGCCGCCGAATCTTATGACATGGACTGGCGATTACTTGCATCAATTGGTTATCAGGAATCTCACTGGCGACCTAAAGCAAAATCGCCCACTGGAGTGAGAGGGCTAATGATGCTAACCCGTGCCACTGCTAAAGAAATGGGGGTTTCAAACCGGTTAAACCCTAAGCAGAGTATCATGGGTGGCAGCCGCTATTTTAAAAAAATAAAAGCGCGTATTAACCAAGATATTAAAGAGCCAGATCGAACCTGGATGGCACTGGCCGCATACAATGTAGGCTATGGCCACTTGCAAGATGCCAGAAAGCTGACTGAAATGCGTGGTGGAGACCCTAACAAATGGGTTGATGTAAAAGAGAGCTTGCCGCTTCTTTCCAAAAAACAGTGGTATCAACTGACCAAATATGGTTATGCCAGGGGCTATGAGCCTGTATTATATGTGCAAAACATTCGCCGCTACTACGACTTACTAAGATGGCTGACCGTACCTCAAATTGAAAACTTGCCTGTCGCCAAAAGTGAGCACTCGCCAGGCATTAAAGATGGTTAG
- the tadA gene encoding tRNA adenosine(34) deaminase TadA produces MTVVSSSQTDISWMNQAIELAQQGAKAGEVPVGAVVVYQGNVIGRGFNQPISSHNPVAHAEMMALIEAAQHLGNYRLVDCSLYVTLEPCTMCAGAIIHSRIKRLVFGAYEPKAGAAGSVTDVFSQPQMNHSVEVIGGVLAEECGQLLSDFFKSRRQAKKLFKQQQKDQQ; encoded by the coding sequence ATGACAGTAGTAAGTAGTAGCCAAACTGATATTAGCTGGATGAATCAGGCAATTGAGCTTGCCCAACAAGGTGCTAAAGCTGGAGAGGTGCCAGTGGGTGCAGTTGTCGTCTATCAGGGGAATGTAATAGGGAGAGGCTTTAATCAGCCGATTAGTAGCCATAACCCTGTTGCTCATGCTGAAATGATGGCTTTAATTGAGGCTGCACAACACTTAGGCAACTATCGGCTGGTTGACTGTTCTCTTTATGTCACATTAGAACCTTGTACCATGTGTGCTGGAGCAATTATTCATAGCCGAATCAAACGTCTGGTCTTTGGTGCTTATGAGCCTAAAGCAGGTGCTGCAGGTAGCGTAACAGATGTTTTTAGCCAACCACAGATGAATCATTCTGTTGAAGTGATAGGGGGAGTATTAGCAGAGGAGTGTGGACAACTGTTGTCTGACTTTTTTAAGTCTCGTCGCCAAGCTAAAAAGCTGTTCAAGCAACAACAAAAAGACCAGCAGTGA
- the purL gene encoding phosphoribosylformylglycinamidine synthase has product MLELRGTPALSDFRRQKLFQKLKQLHPETTDIYAEYIHLVDLAEPLSVKEQTVLTKLLTYGPNIKEHHTQGERLLIIPRPGTISPWSSKATNIAHNCGLQKIKRVERGVAYFITTNQPLNKGQLQALAQSLYDRMTQAVCYTTDEAAALFAEGAPAPLNYIPVQQEGREALVQANTTLGLALADDEVDYLYDSYQNKLQRNPTDVELMMFAQANSEHCRHKIFNASWSIDGEQQDRSLFAMIKNTYQMHQEGVLSAYKDNAAVIEGYQAERFFPNPATKEYGYNQEDVHILMKVETHNHPTAIAPYPGASTGSGGEIRDEGATGCGAKPKAGLTGFSVSNLKIPGFTQPWEIDNGKPNRIVSALDIMVEGPLGGAGFNNEFGRPNLCGYFRTYEQTIKGPDGDEVRGYHKPIMIAGGLGNIRAEHVEKGEIPVGAKLIVLGGPAMQIGLGGGAASSMTTGESTEDLDFASVQRDNPEMERRCQEVIDQCWQLGNENPIAFIHDVGAGGLSNAFPELVNDGDRGGKFELRNVPNDEPGMSPLAVWCNESQERYVLAVAPENLAQFEAICQRERCLYAIVGEATEAKDLVVTDNHFDNKPVEMPLDVLLGKPPRMHRNVTRAQTEQAVFNSMQVDLADAAERVLKLPAVASKSFLITIGDRTVTGLVARDQMVGPWQVPVADAAVTTSTLNSFTGEAMAMGERTPVALLDAAASGRMAIGEAITNIASAKVKQISDIKLSANWMAAAGHPGEDANLYDTVKAVGMELCPELGITIPVGKDSMSMKTQWTDEQGNDKSVISPLSLIISAFAPVEDARLSLTPQLITNQSETVLLFIDLGQGKNRLGGSALAQVYNVVGQQAADLDDPQLLKGFFSAIQALNAEQKLLAYHDRSDGGLFTTLAEMAFAGRTGVSIDLTGLVASQEELAAVLFAEELGAVVQVKQADLAAVKQQFEQAGIAELVHEIGQLNDTQQIEFKLNDQQVLSNSRQQYQRWWAETSYQIQALRDNPDCAQQEFDQLLQQNDPGLHAELSFQPEENIAAPYLNLSSKPKLAVLREQGVNSQVEMAAAFDRAGFTAVDVHMSDVLSGQASLAEFKGMAVCGGFSYGDVLGAGEGWAKSILFNDVARQQFADFFARQDTFALGVCNGCQMLSNLRELIPGAEHWPHFVRNQSEQFEARLAMVEVQDSPSVLLQGMAGSRMPIAVSHGEGYAELTADRQQHLDSAKQVALRYVDNHGQLTEAYPANPNGSPAGITGVTTSDGRVTIMMPHPERVFRTVQYSWAPDSWREDSPWLRLFQNARVWLG; this is encoded by the coding sequence ATGCTTGAGTTGCGTGGAACCCCTGCACTATCCGACTTTCGTCGCCAGAAGTTGTTCCAAAAACTGAAACAACTTCATCCGGAAACAACTGATATTTATGCAGAATATATCCATTTGGTGGATTTAGCAGAGCCATTATCTGTCAAAGAACAAACTGTTCTAACCAAGCTGCTGACTTATGGTCCAAATATTAAAGAACACCACACTCAAGGTGAAAGGCTGCTGATTATTCCTCGGCCCGGTACTATTTCTCCCTGGTCAAGTAAGGCGACCAACATTGCGCACAATTGTGGTTTGCAAAAAATAAAGCGGGTTGAGCGTGGTGTGGCTTATTTCATCACGACTAATCAACCACTAAATAAAGGACAGTTGCAGGCATTAGCACAGTCACTGTATGACCGAATGACTCAAGCTGTTTGCTATACCACAGATGAAGCAGCCGCTTTATTTGCAGAGGGTGCTCCAGCACCATTGAACTATATCCCTGTACAGCAAGAGGGGCGGGAAGCGTTAGTGCAAGCAAATACGACGCTTGGCTTAGCGTTGGCCGATGATGAGGTCGACTATTTATACGACAGCTATCAAAACAAACTACAACGTAACCCTACAGATGTTGAGTTAATGATGTTTGCTCAGGCAAACTCAGAGCATTGTCGCCATAAAATATTTAATGCCAGCTGGTCAATTGATGGTGAGCAGCAAGATCGTTCGCTATTTGCGATGATCAAAAATACTTACCAAATGCATCAAGAAGGAGTGCTATCCGCTTATAAAGATAATGCAGCGGTTATCGAGGGGTATCAGGCTGAACGTTTTTTCCCCAACCCAGCAACTAAAGAATACGGCTACAACCAAGAGGATGTGCATATCCTCATGAAGGTGGAAACCCATAACCACCCCACGGCAATTGCTCCTTATCCTGGTGCATCAACCGGCTCGGGCGGCGAAATTCGTGATGAAGGTGCCACTGGCTGTGGTGCTAAGCCAAAAGCCGGTTTAACTGGGTTTAGTGTTTCCAACTTAAAAATTCCTGGCTTTACTCAGCCTTGGGAAATTGATAACGGTAAGCCAAACCGGATTGTGTCTGCCCTGGATATTATGGTGGAAGGGCCTTTAGGAGGAGCAGGCTTTAATAATGAGTTTGGTCGCCCGAATTTGTGTGGCTATTTTCGAACCTACGAACAAACCATTAAGGGTCCTGATGGTGATGAAGTCAGAGGTTATCACAAGCCAATCATGATAGCCGGTGGTTTAGGTAACATTCGCGCTGAGCATGTGGAAAAAGGTGAGATCCCTGTTGGAGCCAAATTGATTGTGCTCGGTGGCCCAGCGATGCAAATTGGTCTGGGAGGTGGTGCCGCTTCATCCATGACTACCGGTGAGAGTACCGAGGATTTAGACTTTGCTTCTGTACAGCGGGATAACCCGGAAATGGAGCGTCGTTGTCAGGAAGTCATTGATCAGTGCTGGCAGCTGGGTAACGAAAACCCGATTGCTTTTATTCATGATGTAGGTGCAGGTGGGCTTTCCAATGCCTTTCCAGAGCTAGTGAATGATGGTGATCGTGGAGGCAAATTCGAACTGCGCAATGTCCCCAATGATGAGCCGGGTATGTCACCACTGGCTGTCTGGTGTAATGAATCTCAAGAGCGCTATGTATTAGCTGTTGCCCCAGAAAATCTAGCCCAGTTTGAAGCTATTTGTCAGCGTGAGCGCTGCCTTTACGCCATTGTGGGTGAAGCCACTGAGGCTAAAGATTTAGTGGTTACAGATAACCACTTTGATAACAAACCAGTGGAAATGCCGCTTGATGTATTGCTGGGTAAGCCACCACGGATGCACCGGAATGTTACGCGGGCTCAAACAGAGCAGGCAGTATTTAACAGCATGCAAGTTGATTTGGCTGATGCTGCTGAGCGAGTGTTAAAGCTCCCTGCTGTTGCTAGTAAAAGTTTCTTGATCACGATTGGTGACCGGACGGTGACTGGCTTAGTGGCTCGTGATCAAATGGTTGGCCCTTGGCAAGTGCCAGTGGCAGATGCTGCGGTGACAACTTCAACACTAAACAGCTTTACTGGTGAAGCCATGGCAATGGGGGAGCGTACGCCAGTAGCACTATTGGATGCAGCTGCTTCAGGCCGAATGGCAATTGGCGAAGCTATTACTAATATCGCTTCTGCTAAAGTCAAGCAAATCAGTGATATCAAACTGTCTGCTAACTGGATGGCGGCAGCAGGTCATCCTGGCGAAGACGCTAACCTTTATGACACAGTCAAAGCTGTTGGTATGGAGTTATGCCCGGAGCTGGGAATTACGATTCCTGTGGGTAAAGACTCCATGTCGATGAAAACCCAATGGACCGATGAGCAAGGTAATGATAAGTCGGTGATCTCTCCACTGTCTTTAATCATCTCGGCGTTTGCGCCTGTTGAAGATGCTCGCCTATCTCTGACCCCGCAACTCATAACAAATCAAAGTGAAACAGTTTTACTATTTATCGATTTGGGGCAGGGCAAAAATCGGTTAGGTGGCTCAGCATTAGCGCAAGTTTATAATGTGGTTGGTCAGCAAGCAGCTGACTTGGATGACCCTCAATTACTGAAAGGTTTCTTCTCTGCAATACAAGCATTAAATGCTGAGCAAAAACTGTTGGCTTATCACGACAGATCCGATGGCGGCCTGTTTACTACACTGGCGGAAATGGCGTTCGCTGGCCGTACAGGTGTTTCTATCGACTTAACTGGGCTTGTAGCTAGCCAAGAGGAATTGGCTGCAGTGTTGTTTGCTGAAGAATTAGGAGCTGTGGTTCAAGTTAAACAAGCTGACTTGGCAGCTGTTAAGCAGCAGTTTGAACAAGCAGGTATTGCAGAGCTGGTTCATGAAATTGGTCAGCTTAATGATACCCAGCAGATAGAGTTCAAATTGAATGACCAGCAAGTGCTGAGTAATAGCCGTCAACAGTATCAGCGCTGGTGGGCTGAAACCAGCTATCAGATTCAAGCTCTTAGAGATAACCCCGACTGTGCACAGCAAGAGTTTGATCAACTGTTGCAGCAAAATGATCCAGGCTTGCATGCAGAGCTAAGCTTTCAACCAGAAGAAAATATAGCCGCGCCTTACCTTAACTTATCCTCCAAACCCAAGCTGGCTGTATTGCGTGAGCAGGGAGTGAACAGCCAGGTTGAAATGGCTGCAGCTTTTGATCGAGCAGGCTTTACGGCCGTTGATGTTCATATGAGTGATGTCTTGTCAGGACAAGCTTCGCTTGCTGAGTTTAAAGGCATGGCTGTCTGTGGTGGGTTCTCTTACGGAGACGTCTTGGGTGCTGGTGAAGGCTGGGCCAAGTCAATTCTATTTAATGATGTTGCCAGACAACAGTTCGCTGACTTTTTCGCTAGGCAGGATACTTTTGCATTAGGAGTATGTAATGGTTGCCAAATGCTATCTAACTTGCGGGAGCTAATTCCAGGGGCGGAGCATTGGCCTCACTTTGTTCGTAACCAGTCTGAACAGTTTGAAGCGCGCTTAGCGATGGTAGAGGTACAGGATTCACCATCAGTTTTATTGCAGGGCATGGCAGGCTCAAGAATGCCAATTGCGGTTTCCCATGGTGAAGGTTATGCCGAGCTAACTGCAGATCGGCAGCAGCATCTGGATTCAGCAAAACAAGTTGCCTTGCG